The Cannabis sativa cultivar Pink pepper isolate KNU-18-1 chromosome 8, ASM2916894v1, whole genome shotgun sequence genomic interval TTTCACATCTTGATAATATATACTATTAACAATGCCTTTTACCTTTTTCCTTTCTCACGTTTTGGACGGCTATCATCTCACTTTTTCTAATATTATGATAAAAAGCTTTCCAACTAGATTCCTTAACCATTCATACCATCGTATTCTTTTACTCTTATAAATCACCCACAAAACCACATTCTTGACCATCAAGTTAAATCATTTCATTCAAAGAAAAAAGACTGGAAATTTCTACGGTTATAACAATGGCTAGTGCCTACAATTCTTGCACATACCAAAACTCACCATCATCATCTCTTAGATCAGTGGCCATGATACTAGCTCTAGTTGCTGCAGTAGTGCTTTCTCCTTTATACAACATTAGCTGGAAAAGAGAGACCACTCGAAATTTTGAAACGAAATGGAGTTCTGGATTTGTTCTGCCTATGGTTCTAGCAGGGCTTATTATTGCCATTAAAACAGTTTCATCGTCTTCTTCATCTTCGCCTTCAAGCAGTTCGTTTATTCTCTCTCCTGATCCGTCATGGGTACTTAGAATTGGGAGCTCATCATGGGGACTCGCTGGGGTCTTAATCATGCTCATGCTTGTACTTTCATGGCAAGAATCTGTTCAAGAATTCTTCTGGAGATGAATAATTAGAATAACTTGCTTGTACTTGTTTCACTATTTTCAAGGGTAATTTGTATTAATCTCATAATTTTAGTAGCTTGTTATGTCAAATGTTACCCTAATCGGATTAATACCAGTTAGCTTTTGTGTTGTTTTGACCAGAGCAATATATTCACTAATCACTCCGTACAGGTTGAACTCCAAGTCACACAACAGAACAGATTACGAAGATGAACTTGAATTGATTTATACTTAAAAAGGACTAGAACATGTAAAATGAATaccatattttcttttttatcgaAGCATAATTTTGAGTTACACAAGCTGAGATTCAATCCCATGACCTCCTCACACACGCACCCCCCAATAACCTGATCCGATACTGGTGAactctcttttatttttcttggtTATCTCTCTTTTAGAATACAGTTATACATATGTTCTAACTTTTGAGGTTGTTAAAACCCTTTTTCGCCCTGGGCAATGAGCCCTTTCTTTTATGACTTTGGTGTTATGAAATATGAATTGTTATAAAAGTATTTACATGTAGATATTGCTGTATGATGTCAATCAAATTACTAGCCCTCTTGATACACTTGACTGGTATTGATTGCGACTTAGCTCTTGTAGCGTTCCATTCTCCAAAAGAAACACCCGTTTGGCCATTAAAATCGTCTCCAATCGATGAGCAATCACCAACACCTGGTTGTGACAGTACAAACATATATCAGCAATCAAGATTATTCTTTATAACTCTTTCTTTGGTGGGGTTAGGTTGTACTAGTAAGTGAGAGCTAGATCGAGATTTCCTCGTTTACTTAACTGTATGATTCTCCATCAACCGTTCCAATGCTTGTCTCACTAATAACTCGGACCTGCTATCAAGAGCAGAAGTAGCTTCATCCAATATCAGAACTGAAGATTTTTGATAGAGCGCTCTAGCAATAGCTAATCTGCATTTGGAAGTAGCATACAAAGAGATGTTAGTAAACGATTTCTGAATCACTAATCATGGCCGATTCCCTAGCGATTGTGCTCAATGTTAGAAATCAAAGAGTTCGAGTTTGACTTCAACCTTTGCTTCTGGCCTCCACTCAAGGTTGAGCCTCTTGGTCCAATGTTGGTTTCATAACCTTTTGGAAGGTTTCGAATAAATTCATCCGCATTTGCAATTTGTGCTGCATCCTTTACCATTTCCATGTCAATCTCTTTCATCAAATCCCGATACCCAATATTTTCAGCAACTGTTCCTGAAAATAGGGTCTGACACATCAAGAGATTTAACCATTAGAAATTGCCATATTTGGTGCATGGGAACATGCAATATTAAACCTTTTCACTTATTAACTAACAAACTCGAAAGAGAATATAGATATTTCAAAAGTAAGAGTTGGGACTAGGGAATCACTCACTATATCCTGAGAAACCAAGCCAACATGTCTACGCAAACTTTCCAACCGAATGTTTTGGATATTCTGGTTATCAATAAGTACATGACCTGTTAAAaatgaacaataaataaataaacacctCAACATATGAAACAAGGAGCTTCAATTTCTTTCGAATTCTACTTCACAGTGAAATGTGATAGGTTTGAAGAATGTTTTGGGATGTGAAAAAGTTTGAAGAATGTTGGCTGTTGCCCTCACATTGAAAGGTCAAGTATTAGCGAGCCTCAaggttcaagaaataaataaagaagaaagTTATGGCTCAAAAAGTAGCAGTATTTCTTTCCACATAGCTCACCAGATAAAGGATCATAAAGTCGAATCAGAAGCTTTGCAAGAGTCGTCTTTCCTCCCCCAGAGGGCCCAACAAGAGCAACTGTTTCTCCAGCCTTGATTTTCAGGGACAATCCGTTCAAGACAAGAGGCATATTCTCTCCATACTTAAATGATATATTACAAAAGTGCACCTCTCCCATAACATTGTTCAAATCAACTGCATCAGGTTTTTCGACTACCTGTAATGAGTAATCAAAAAAGACTAATAAGTGACTG includes:
- the LOC115700664 gene encoding ABC transporter B family member 29, chloroplastic isoform X2, which translates into the protein MVAQMLAISPLLSSISALVIPCMVFVVAYLGQKLRMISKNANITVAALSAYLNEILPAILFVKASNAEQCENARFQRLAKADLSERLKKKKMKALIPHIIQIMYFGSLVFFCACSLAISRSSFDGRDMISFVTSLIFLIEPIQGIGKAYNELKQGEPAIERLFDLTRFKPKVVEKPDAVDLNNVMGEVHFCNISFKYGENMPLVLNGLSLKIKAGETVALVGPSGGGKTTLAKLLIRLYDPLSGHVLIDNQNIQNIRLESLRRHVGLVSQDITLFSGTVAENIGYRDLMKEIDMEMVKDAAQIANADEFIRNLPKGYETNIGPRGSTLSGGQKQRLAIARALYQKSSVLILDEATSALDSRSELLVRQALERLMENHTVLVIAHRLETILMAKRVFLLENGTLQELSRNQYQSSVSRGLVI